A DNA window from Porites lutea chromosome 6, jaPorLute2.1, whole genome shotgun sequence contains the following coding sequences:
- the LOC140942313 gene encoding uncharacterized protein: MADRACRNFKPNVFNSSKCQNCFKLREAHSSSVTGPDVPHQIVSRKQSAQKVYPRIRTVVKSGVLCITNQDSLEKGRVTPTRWSKRWFVLNSTGTLDYFYHDEEKNCSTECLDGTVNLDLCSGMFVGEGDTGEPFSIGLKLGKKTYYLKAENRLELDNWSRVLKPFVQASPAYIPRRNSSTSSASSTESDVFTSSSSSSVGRVPSFGKSTVSRVASTPLSSMPASTRASMNTEEKQTSLQLEKLKDENKRLREQSVLSARQKDSTHMLEQELKAKEDRIKELEKENAQCKDYQKAVMFQEKELQESRTKLKDLKQQLEERDKLLQQHKGKISIHAKELAEAKADLQEANSIIGIHRANIESLKSELSSMKGSGKEKLILAGEEPESDQVFSLRAEANGHGGKSDQPNLESKLSILMQKLKQNERELLVKSKELEKANESRSKVAKYTRSLLQELESKLSNNERKLAEVENQLVNKNLELEYEQKRRLKVEEENNRLCTELESLSDERKKDGLSKEVVELLNTAKERVASETITATSTSSVEKLPEPKFEKLQKTSSDSASLVEELGRLKSSLELAENASKKNEAKRKENESVLKLANRENERLKDSLKDKKQEIESLKSQRHAIEGDLKRKGNEIETLQKELRKLEDRNADVLEKNRELEERLQTVESELTESMEREIFLQTENETDEGERWDVKERIVGLEEEISIYKDKVRELEAKLSELEEANDLRVASGKNRLLELEELLKRKDNEFFENERTYAKRERELRKEEEAKRDAMEIEFNRDKLRLEELETKLRDAQDLFQSEARKIKEKDNELYELKKQVKVMVFREDAERHIDELELELKDKEKNLSETEKSLIQANEKISEYEQKLRDYKSVEKVPDSKRAVDLVNKIRVLENELEESRERLATAEEKLMDYEVEEKLLSAELQKSKRDDEEINVVELKKKLTDAEERIKKYEDFAKDKNLKLIESEEKVLELAEELARRLTVEQETAEWIEGVESNLSVREEELVKTRENLILKAKQLDEEKCGILDVMELSMKYIKELELAISEEKGNSKELERQLDDERMRVSQVVEEMKETKVLESQDVVNESVKVEEMVERLATCEKRREIEATRVKQLQTELEDSKRKFAEELIVERNLHGDELRKLNEETLQVSGAATSEDDELKLRLTSRVITLQSDISELKASHQQEMEKVRAQHKKELENARREAILENSVKEVIPESGVEMDSRVSELETELKEMTERYESQMELLKKSHSREMDKLKRSSGDGTDGLQTEVVQLQVEMENMSQKYMEEIESLKVQHGEELEQLKRDMAVVLQASLGAVASPAKDDSNVQQLKQRIKELEDETEELSRKYNEELKSEREKQQRDLEQTRNDMMTVIQAIRSENYRLDSEDGVGSQKPKELQNELTKMRADYEARIAELQQKHEEVLREAKKFRSSVPHATLEEEAERDSHLGKRIQDLEAELATSKEEFQRQLELKDSQHEEEVNLLKADMLVAIQVARSGAIVSNDSSPSVSQEVSKTVTRAGVQLSLEEAVARIDELETEVETSKKQFKKEKAELEKSLKKSEAATMFGLRRTEDMSIKIYQMQKEMESIDRKYQKEIQMYKDAFERDKEEKCQMGDWETLASENDSLRLEIEELDLKIEEMESAHSAEVSMLKQKLGDEKILNVEDLRLKIKGLEDVIEEQRLEHEKELEDVKQERDNSLQEVKRRHEKELEALKQEQRVLNGASAKAALVNSSDLREKEKKIKDLEFKVEELETLLEVKRRRHKEEIKTLRQRLDDELQKHSEDVRSHRTKVRMLERRKSEHSISLGFNMEDDYKKMYDEQRSENIKLKFTVEKQKKELDELRTQLAEAAQVAEAAKTAAAVEEKPEPVFERRTPRADSRRPVSDSFAAGFSYSRGTSAQDTNTKETLRKTSSDAPAVTDPVWKRPSGGSLPRQTSSDAGRTKPFLRQLSKGVETSGMGSVAARVAMYQTAATKFKGKDGQGK; encoded by the exons GTTCTTCATCTAGTGTTGGGCGTGTCCCTAGTTTTGGGAAGTCTACTGTTTCCCGAGTGGCCTCAACCCCTCTCAGCAGCATGCCTGCAAGTACCAGAGCATCCATGAACACGGAGGAAAAACAAACATCA CTGCAACTGGAGAAACTtaaagatgaaaacaaacgcTTAAGGGAACAGAGTGTGTTATCTGCGAGGCAAAAGGACTCAACACACATGCTTGAGCAGGAGCTGAAAGCTAAAGAAGACAGAAttaaagaacttgaaaaagaaaacgcaCAGTGTAAGGATTATCAGAAGGCAGTTATGTTTCAGGAAAAAGAACTGCAAGAGTCTAGAACTAAACTCAAAGATCTGAAACAACAGTTGGAAGAAAGAGATAAACTCCTTCAGCAGCATAAAGGAAAAATTTCTATCCATGCTAAAGAGCTTGCTGAAGCTAAAGCTGATTTACAGGAAGCAAACAGCATTATTGGAATTCATAGAGCTAATATTGAATCACTGAAAAGCGAACTTTCTTCCATGAAAGGAAGCGGAAAAGAAAAGCTTATTTTAGCTGGCGAGGAACCAGAGAGTGATCAAGTTTTTAGCTTGAGGGCTGAAGCAAATGGACATGGAGGAAAAAGTGACCAGCCAAATCTAGAATCGAAACTTTCTATTCTTATGCAGAAGCTTAAACAAAACGAGCGGGAATTGTTAGTGAAGTCGAAAGAGCTTGAGAAAGCGAACGAAAGTCGTTCGAAAGTCGCAAAGTACACGAGATCTCTTTTGCAAGAGCTCGAGTCAAAACTAAGCAACAATGAAAGAAAGCTCGCCGAAGTAGAAAATCAACTTGTGAATAAAAATCTCGAACTTGAATATGAACAGAAACGAAGGTTGAAAGTTGAAGAGGAGAATAACCGATTATGTACAGAACTGGAATCGCTTTCGGATGAACGCAAGAAAGATGGACTTTCAAAAGAAGTTGTTGAGCTGTTGAACACAGCGAAAGAACGGGTGGCCTCGGAAACTATTACAGCTACAAGTACATCCTCCGTGGAAAAGCTCCCTGAGCCAAAATTTGAAAAGCTCCAGAAAACGTCAAGCGATAGCGCATCGCTTGTTGAGGAACTCGGTCGGTTGAAATCTTCTCTTGAATTGGCGGAAAATGCGTCGAAAAAGAATGAGGCCAAACGTAAAGAAAATGAATCGGTTTTAAAGTTGGCTAACAGAGAAAATGAGCGGCTGAAGGACtctttgaaagataaaaaacaagaaatagaaAGCTTGAAAAGCCAGCGACATGCAATTGAGGgtgatttgaaaagaaaaggaaatgaaatcgAGACTTTGCAGAAGGAACTGAGGAAACTGGAAGACAGAAATGCCGATGTGTTGGAGAAGAATCGAGAATTGGAGGAGAGACTTCAAACGGTCGAAAGCGAGCTCACTGAAAGCATGGAACGGGAGATATTCCTTCAAACTGAGAACGAGACGGACGAGGGAGAGCGCTGGGATGTGAAAGAACGAATTGTTGGTTTAGAGGAGGAAATTTCAATTTACAAGGACAAAGTTCGTGAACTCGAAGCTAAGTTATCGGAGCTTGAAGAAGCAAATGACTTGCGTGTCGCGTCGGGTAAAAACCGTCTGCTTGAATTAGAGGAACTTTTGAAACGTAAAGATAACGAATTCTTCGAAAATGAAAGAACGTATGCAAAACGAGAACGGGAGTTgaggaaagaagaagaagctAAGCGAGATGCGATGGAAATCGAATTTAATCGGGATAAACTTCGTCTCGAAGAACTGGAGACAAAATTAAGAGATGCCCAAGACCTCTTTCAATCTGAGGCTAGAAAGATTAAGGAAAAAGATAATGAACTATATGAGCTTAAAAAGCAAGTTAAAGTAATGGTATTCAGAGAGGATGCGGAAAGACACATCGACGAACTTGAACTGGAattgaaagacaaagaaaagaacTTGTCTGAAACGGAAAAGTCACTGATACAGGCAAACGAAAAGATTTCTGAGTACGAACAAAAACTAAGGGATTATAAGTCAGTTGAGAAAGTGCCTGACTCGAAGCGTGCTGTTGATCTGGTAAATAAAATTCGAGTGTTAGAAAACGAACTCGAGGAAAGTAGAGAAAGACTAGCCACCGCTGAGGAGAAACTAATGGATTATGAAGTCGAGGAAAAACTCCTTAGTGCTGAGcttcaaaaaagcaaaagagaCGACGAAGAAATCAACGTGGTTGAGTTAAAGAAAAAGCTAACGGATGCTGAAGAGCGTATCAAAAAGTACGAAGATTTTGCCAAGGATAAAAACTTGAAACTTATAGAGAGCGAAGAGAAAGTACTAGAATTAGCTGAAGAGTTAGCGAGAAGGTTGACTGTCGAACAAGAAACGGCTGAATGGATTGAAGGAGTGGAAAGCAATCTTTCTGTCAGAGAAGAAGAGCTCGTCAAAACTCGAGAAAATCTAATCCTTAAAGCCAAGCAACTTGACGAAGAGAAATGTGGTATTCTAGACGTGATGGAGCTTTCAATGAAGTACATCAAAGAGTTGGAATTAGCCATCAGTGAGGAAAAAGGGAATTCTAAGGAGCTGGAGAGACAACTTGACGACGAGAGAATGCGAGTGAGCCAGGTGGTGGAAGAAATGAAGGAAACTAAAGTCTTAGAGAGTCAAGACGTCGTCAACGAAAGCGTGAAAGTGGAAGAAATGGTAGAACGTTTAGCGACCTGCGAAAAGAGACGGGAAATAGAGGCAACGCGGGTGAAACAACTACAAACAGAGCTGGAAGATTCGAAGAGGAAATTCGCAGAAGAACTGATCGTGGAAAGAAATTTGCACGGTGATGAACTGCGAAAGTTAAATGAAGAAACATTACAAGTGTCTGGAGCGGCTACTTCTGAGGACGACGAACTAAAATTGCGCCTGACGTCTCGAGTTATAACTTTGCAGTCTGACATCAGCGAACTTAAAGCTTCGCATCAGCAGGAGATGGAAAAAGTACGAGCGCAACATAAAAAGGAATTAGAGAACGCTCGCCGGGAAGCCATCTTGGAAAATAGCGTCAAGGAAGTAATTCCAGAAAGTGGGGTGGAAATGGACTCTAGAGTGAGTGAGCTTGAGACGGAGTTGAAAGAAATGACCGAAAG ATATGAAAGTCAAATGGAACTGTTAAAGAAGAGTCATTCTCGAGAGATGGACAAACTTAAGCGGAGCAGTGGAGACGGCACAGATGGCCTGCAGACCGAGGTTGTTCAGCTTCAAGTCGAAATGGAGAACATGAGCCAAAAATACATGGAGGAGATCGAAAGTCTCAAG GTTCAACACGGAGAAGAACTGGAACAATTAAAGCGTGATATGGCTGTCGTTCTCCAGGCTTCCTTAGGAGCTGTTGCCTCCCCCGCCAAGGACGACTCTAATGTCCAGCAACTCAAACAGCGAATCAAAGAACTGGAGGATGAAACAGAGGAGCTAAGCAGAAAATACAACGAGGAGCTCAAGAGCGAACGG GAAAAACAGCAGAGGGATCTGGAGCAAACTCGAAACGACATGATGACGGTAATTCAAGCAATAAGATCAGAGAATTATCGTTTGGACTCTGAAGATGGGGTCGGTAGCCAAAAACCCAAAGAACTACAGAATGAGCTGACAAAAATGCGTGCCGATTACGAAGCCAGAATCGCCGAACTGCAACAGAAGCACGAAGAAGTCTTGCGTGAAGCCAAGAAATTCAGGTCTTCTGTGCCTCACGCTACTTTGGAAGAGGAAGCCGAG AGGGACTCCCATCTTGGCAAGCGCATCCAGGATCTAGAAGCTGAGTTAGCAACCAGCAAAGAAGAGTTCCAACGTCAGCTGGAGCTGAAAGATAGCCAACATGAAGAGGAAGTGAATCTACTCAAGGCAGACATGCTGGTCGCCATCCAGGTGGCGCGGAGCGGTGCCATTGTCTCAAATGACTCGAGTCCGTCAGTCTCCCAGGAAGTGTCTAAAACTGTTACGCGTGCGGGAGTACAGCTGTCATTAGAG GAAGCGGTAGCCAGAATTGATGAACTTGAAACGGAAGTTGAAACTAGCAAAAAGCAATTCAAGAAAGAAAAGGCAGAATTGGAAAAAAGCTTGAAGAAATCTGAAGCGGCCACCATGTTTGGACTTAGAAGGACCGAGGATATGAGTATTAAGATTTATCAAATGCAGAAAGAGATGGAGTCCATTGATAGAAAGTATCAAAAAGAAATACAGATGTACAAAGACGCTTTTGAACGTGACAAAGAAGAAAAGTGTCAGATGGGCGACTGGGAAACTCTTGCTTCAGAGAACGACAGTCTGAGATTGGAAATCGAGGAACTGGATTTGAAAATTGAGGAGATGGAAAGCGCCCACAGTGCTGAGGTTAGCATGCTGAAGCAAAAGCTTGGCGATGAAAAAATACTAAACGTAGAGGATTTGAGATTAAAAATTAAGGGCTTGGAGGATGTGATTGAAGAGCAAAGACTGGAACATGAGAAAGAGTTAGAAGATGTAAAGCAGGAGAGAGATAACTCGCTTCAAGAGGTCAAGCGAAGACACGAAAAAGAACTTGAAGCGTTGAAGCAGGAGCAGCGAGTGTTGAACGGGGCGAGCGCAAAAGCGGCGCTTGTTAATTCATCAGATTTGCgggaaaaagagaagaagattAAAGATCTGGAATTTAAGGTCGAAGAACTAGAAACTCTTCTCGAAGTTAAGAGAAGAAGACATAAAGAAGAGATCAAAACTCTCCGTCAGAGATTGGATGATGAGCTTCAAAAACACAGCGAAGATGTGCGTTCGCACCGCACTAAGGTGCGAATGTTGGAGCGCCGAAAATCCGAACACTCCATCTCATTAGGATTTAACATGGAGGACGATTATAAGAAAATGTACGATGAGCAAAGGTCGGAAAATATCAAGTTGAAGTTCACAGTcgaaaagcaaaagaaagagtTGGATGAGTTGCGAACTCAATTAGCAGAAGCAGCCCAAGTTGCCGAAGCAGCTAAAACAGCTGCAGCTGTGGAAGAGAAGCCGGAGCCAGTGTTTGAAAGACGAACTCCGCGTG CGGATTCACGCCGTCCTGTGTCGGACTCCTTCGCTGCTGGCTTTTCCTACAGTCGGGGAACCTCTGCTCAGGACACTAATACCAAGGAAACTCTAAGAAAGACCTCGTCAGATGCTCCGGCTGTTACTGATCCCGTCTGGAAGAGACCTTCAGGTGGTTCTCTTCCAAGACAGACCTCCAGTGATGCTGGAAGAACGAAACCCTTTTTAAGGCAACTTTCCAAAGGG GTTGAAACGTCAGGCATGGGCTCTGTAGCTGCTCGGGTAGCCATGTATCAAACTGCGG CTACCAAGTTCAAAGGCAAAGATGGACAGggaaaatag